One genomic region from Amaranthus tricolor cultivar Red isolate AtriRed21 chromosome 12, ASM2621246v1, whole genome shotgun sequence encodes:
- the LOC130797134 gene encoding glucan endo-1,3-beta-glucosidase-like, which produces MEIVVLLFIISLLLSLSQPFTEAQLVGVCYGRIADNLPMEKDVIDLYKSNGIGLMRLYDPDLMALKALQGSNIKLMLGVPNEKIQSFASSNQLDAMQWIETYVAPFAPSIKYIVVGNEIHPSDHQSVFVEPAMKNVLKALNSYKLSNQIKVSTSIDTTLIINSYPPSNGQFSDTSYSYITPIIKFLTNNESPLLVNIYPYFAYVGNEQSISLNYALFTSNGTVVNDKGLNYQNLFDAMVDSVYASLRKVGAPDMKIVVSETGWPSKGGDAATVENAENYYRNLLKHVKNGTPLKPQEIETYLFAMFDENKKLGPDSERNFGLFTPEKYPKYGKLNFI; this is translated from the coding sequence AGGCACAACTTGTTGGAGTATGCTATGGAAGAATAGCAGACAACTTACCGATGGAAAAAGATGTGATAGACCTCTACAAATCCAACGGTATAGGATTAATGAGACTCTATGATCCTGATCTAATGGCTCTCAAGGCCCTACAAGGATCAAACATCAAACTCATGCTAGGAGTTCCTAACGAAAAGATTCAATCTTTTGCATCATCCAATCAATTAGATGCAATGCAGTGGATTGAAACATACGTGGCACCATTCGCACCATCGATCAAATATATAGTTGTGGGGAACGAAATTCATCCGTCCGATCATCAATCAGTATTTGTTGAACCAGCCATGAAAAATGTTCTTAAAGCATTGAATTCTTATAAATTAAGTAATCAAATTAAGGTTTCTACGTCCATTGATACAAccttaattataaattcatatcCACCATCTAACGGTCAATTTAGTGACACGTCATATTCATATATTACcccaataattaaatttttaacaaataatgAATCTCCATTATTGGTTAATATTTACCCTTATTTTGCTTATGTTGGAAATGAGCAAAGTATTAGTCTTAATTACGCATTATTTACTTCTAATGGAACCGTGGTTAATGATAAAGGGCTAAACTATCAAAACTTATTTGATGCGATGGTGGATTCAGTGTATGCGAGTCTAAGAAAAGTTGGTGCACCTGATATGAAGATTGTTGTGTCGGAAACTGGATGGCCATCCAAGGGTGGAGATGCTGCCACGGTGGAAAATGCAGAGAATTATTATAGAAATTTGTTGAAGcatgtaaagaatggaactcCATTGAAACCACAGGAAATTGAAACTTATTTGTTTGCCATGTTTGATGAGAATAAGAAACTGGGGCCTGATTCAGAGCGTAATTTTGGACTTTTTACTCCTGAGAAGTATCCAAAATACGGCAAACTCAACTTTATTTGA